A region from the Streptosporangium sp. NBC_01756 genome encodes:
- a CDS encoding Xaa-Pro dipeptidyl-peptidase, which translates to MNRWKTVLIALAVAVPSGALPAAAARSAAAPIENNETQPVYSRADALTQTVFVEVAGVDSDGDGRPDRVAVDIMRPKETAAGLKVPVIMEASPYYAGGNDVPNHVVDLDGSDPAGMEYRRNKFNDLRDEMFGLGEDAATSRATAPPFSGYYDNYFVPRGYAVALVENLGSGRATGCPTTGLDNETAGPKAAVDWLNGRARGFDAAGAEVRADWSTGNVGMIGVSYNGTLPNAVAATGVKGLKTIVPIAAISSWYDYYRANGGVLAPGGYQGEDADVLARYVLTRENGRQVCGALMDRIEHDQDRVSGDYSEFWDERNYLNDVRKVRASVFLVHGLNDWNVKTKQAVQWWDALAKQGVPRKIWLHQGAHFNPFSFAQRNTEWLRQLHRWFDYNLYGLRNGIMDEPQADVESGPNQWAQYASWPLPGTRDVRLRLAAGTDGGNGTLSADRPHGHATETFTDQSARTAEQLAENVTAADPNRLAYLSPVLTKDARLSGTPSVSVRAAFAGGRSPYLTALLVDYGTDTRAYGSVVYGADPVCYGEGVPGDTGCSRLAEHVTATAPYKIITRGWLDVRNRHSASRTEPLREGRFYDFDLDLQPNDYIVKAGHRIGVVLISTDHDYTLRLPAGTTVSVEPGASSVDLPLVGGRSALG; encoded by the coding sequence ATGAACAGATGGAAGACCGTCCTCATCGCCCTGGCGGTGGCCGTACCCTCCGGCGCACTGCCCGCGGCGGCCGCGCGATCCGCGGCCGCCCCGATCGAGAACAACGAGACCCAGCCCGTCTACTCGCGCGCCGACGCCCTGACCCAGACCGTGTTCGTCGAGGTCGCCGGGGTCGACAGCGACGGTGACGGCCGCCCGGACCGGGTCGCGGTCGACATCATGCGGCCGAAGGAGACCGCGGCCGGGCTGAAGGTCCCCGTCATCATGGAGGCCAGCCCGTACTACGCGGGCGGCAACGACGTCCCCAACCACGTCGTGGACCTCGACGGCTCCGACCCGGCGGGCATGGAGTACCGGCGCAACAAGTTCAACGACCTGCGCGACGAGATGTTCGGCCTGGGGGAGGACGCGGCCACGTCCCGCGCGACCGCGCCGCCCTTCAGCGGTTACTACGACAACTACTTCGTCCCGCGCGGCTACGCGGTCGCCCTGGTGGAGAACCTCGGCTCCGGCCGGGCGACCGGCTGCCCGACGACCGGCCTGGACAACGAGACCGCCGGACCCAAGGCCGCCGTCGACTGGCTCAACGGCCGTGCCCGCGGGTTCGACGCCGCGGGCGCCGAGGTCCGGGCCGACTGGTCCACCGGAAACGTCGGCATGATCGGCGTCTCCTACAACGGCACCCTGCCCAACGCCGTCGCCGCGACCGGGGTCAAGGGGCTCAAGACGATCGTGCCGATCGCGGCCATCTCCTCCTGGTACGACTACTACCGGGCCAACGGCGGCGTGCTCGCCCCGGGCGGCTACCAGGGCGAGGACGCCGACGTGCTCGCCCGCTACGTCCTCACCCGTGAGAACGGCCGGCAGGTCTGCGGTGCGCTGATGGACCGGATCGAGCACGACCAGGACCGGGTGAGCGGCGACTACTCCGAGTTCTGGGACGAGCGCAACTACCTCAACGACGTGCGCAAGGTCCGCGCCAGCGTGTTCCTGGTCCACGGCCTCAACGACTGGAACGTCAAGACCAAGCAGGCCGTCCAGTGGTGGGACGCGCTCGCCAAGCAGGGCGTGCCCCGCAAGATCTGGCTGCACCAGGGCGCCCACTTCAACCCCTTCTCCTTCGCCCAGCGCAACACCGAGTGGCTGCGCCAGCTCCACCGCTGGTTCGACTACAACCTGTACGGCCTGCGCAACGGCATCATGGACGAGCCGCAGGCGGACGTGGAGTCGGGGCCGAACCAGTGGGCCCAGTACGCCTCGTGGCCGCTGCCCGGCACCCGTGACGTACGGCTGCGCCTGGCCGCCGGGACGGACGGCGGCAACGGCACACTGAGCGCGGACCGCCCGCACGGCCACGCCACGGAGACCTTCACCGACCAGAGCGCCCGCACCGCCGAGCAGCTCGCCGAGAACGTCACGGCCGCCGACCCCAACCGGCTGGCCTACCTCTCACCCGTCCTGACCAAGGACGCCCGGCTCTCCGGCACACCGAGCGTCTCGGTCAGGGCGGCGTTCGCCGGCGGGCGCTCGCCGTACCTGACGGCCCTGCTCGTCGACTACGGCACCGACACCCGCGCCTACGGCAGCGTCGTCTACGGCGCCGACCCGGTCTGCTACGGCGAGGGCGTGCCGGGTGACACCGGCTGCTCCCGCCTCGCCGAGCACGTCACGGCGACCGCCCCCTACAAGATCATCACCAGGGGCTGGCTCGACGTCCGCAACCGCCACTCCGCCTCCCGGACGGAACCGCTCCGCGAGGGCCGCTTCTACGACTTCGACCTCGACCTCCAGCCCAACGACTACATCGTCAAGGCCGGCCACCGGATCGGCGTCGTGCTCATCTCCACCGACCACGACTACACGCTCCGCCTGCCCGCCGGGACCACCGTCTCGGTCGAGCCCGGCGCCAGCTCGGTCGACCTTCCCCTGGTCGGGGGCCGTTCCGCCCTCGGCTGA
- a CDS encoding DUF2795 domain-containing protein — translation MDAERGSAKHGPRVDEEQKHETEGVVRGGGPTHAEEWADPEAVVDPEKEAAPRRYPPGHEPGTPRGITPADVARRSALAKWLSDAHWPSDRDGLIAHAEAAVAPDSVVALLRDLPDTEFHTVGEVARALGLGAERRW, via the coding sequence ATGGATGCTGAACGTGGCAGCGCCAAGCACGGCCCACGCGTCGATGAGGAGCAGAAGCACGAGACCGAGGGGGTCGTGCGCGGCGGCGGCCCCACCCACGCCGAGGAGTGGGCGGACCCGGAGGCGGTCGTGGACCCCGAGAAGGAAGCCGCTCCGCGAAGGTACCCACCGGGTCACGAGCCCGGCACCCCCCGCGGGATCACCCCGGCCGACGTCGCGCGCCGCAGTGCCCTCGCGAAATGGCTGAGTGACGCCCACTGGCCGTCGGACCGTGACGGCCTCATCGCGCACGCCGAGGCGGCGGTCGCCCCCGACTCCGTCGTCGCCCTCCTGCGCGACCTGCCCGACACGGAGTTCCACACCGTCGGAGAGGTCGCCAGGGCACTCGGGCTCGGAGCGGAACGCCGCTGGTAG
- a CDS encoding NADP-dependent succinic semialdehyde dehydrogenase — protein sequence MAIATVNPTTGETLKTFEPLDEHEVEERIALAATEFATYRATDVKQRAAWMQSAASLLESEQEQVARLMTTEMGKTLVSARSEVAKCVKGMMYYAEHAEEFLADEPADGPAVGARRAYARYQPLGPVLAVMPWNFPLWQAIRFAAPALMAGNVGLLKHASNVPQTALYLGELFARAGFPDGCFQTLLIGSGQVEAVLRDHRVVAATLTGSEPAGRSVASIAGSEVKKTVLELGGSDPYVVMPSADLDAAVATAVTARVQNNGQSCIAAKRFIVHTDVYDDFTARFVARMEALRVGDPQEESTDVGPLATEQGRDDLEMLVADAVGRGAHVLCGGFIPDRPGWFYQPTVITDITPEMRIFMEEVFGPAASLYRVADIDEALALANVTDFGLGSNAWTTDEIEQERFVADLEAGAVFINGMVTSSPELPFGGVKNSGYGRELSAHGIREFCNIKTVWIG from the coding sequence ATGGCGATCGCGACGGTCAACCCCACCACGGGTGAGACGCTGAAGACTTTCGAGCCGCTGGACGAGCACGAGGTGGAGGAGCGGATCGCGCTCGCCGCCACGGAGTTCGCGACCTACCGGGCCACCGACGTCAAACAGCGCGCGGCCTGGATGCAGAGTGCCGCGAGCCTGCTCGAGTCCGAGCAGGAGCAGGTGGCCCGGCTGATGACCACGGAGATGGGGAAGACCCTGGTCTCGGCCCGCAGCGAGGTGGCCAAATGCGTGAAGGGGATGATGTACTACGCCGAGCACGCCGAGGAGTTCCTGGCCGACGAGCCGGCGGACGGGCCCGCGGTGGGCGCGCGGCGGGCATACGCGCGGTACCAGCCGCTGGGGCCGGTGCTCGCGGTGATGCCGTGGAACTTCCCCCTGTGGCAGGCGATCAGGTTCGCCGCGCCGGCGCTGATGGCCGGCAACGTGGGGCTGCTCAAGCATGCCTCGAACGTGCCGCAGACCGCGCTCTACCTGGGTGAGCTGTTCGCCAGGGCGGGCTTCCCCGATGGCTGCTTCCAGACCCTGCTGATCGGGTCCGGCCAGGTCGAGGCGGTGCTCCGGGACCACCGGGTGGTGGCGGCGACCCTGACCGGATCCGAGCCGGCCGGCCGGTCGGTGGCGTCGATCGCCGGGAGTGAGGTCAAGAAGACCGTCCTGGAGCTGGGAGGCTCGGACCCCTACGTCGTGATGCCGTCCGCGGACCTGGACGCCGCCGTCGCCACCGCGGTCACCGCGCGGGTGCAGAACAACGGTCAGTCCTGCATAGCGGCCAAGCGGTTCATCGTGCACACCGATGTGTACGACGACTTCACCGCCCGGTTCGTGGCACGGATGGAGGCGCTGCGGGTCGGAGATCCGCAGGAGGAGTCGACCGACGTGGGTCCCCTGGCCACCGAGCAGGGCCGCGACGATCTGGAGATGCTGGTGGCCGACGCGGTCGGGCGTGGCGCGCACGTGCTCTGCGGGGGATTCATCCCCGACCGGCCGGGCTGGTTCTACCAGCCGACCGTGATCACCGACATCACGCCGGAGATGCGGATCTTCATGGAGGAGGTGTTCGGCCCGGCGGCCTCGCTGTACCGGGTCGCCGACATCGACGAGGCGCTCGCGCTGGCCAACGTCACCGACTTCGGGCTCGGCTCCAACGCCTGGACCACCGACGAGATCGAGCAGGAGCGCTTCGTCGCCGACCTGGAGGCCGGGGCGGTCTTCATCAACGGCATGGTCACCTCCTCTCCCGAGCTGCCGTTCGGCGGCGTCAAGAACTCGGGCTACGGACGCGAGCTGTCCGCGCACGGCATCCGCGAGTTCTGCAACATCAAGACCGTCTGGATCGGCTGA
- the glyA gene encoding serine hydroxymethyltransferase, protein MEERSRVAPWAPPRAQRRLMELESELGGLGLAEVTRLVDAVLAEHRGRLDEDGIVLYAGTNTMSERARAAHEISLGSRPSMGWPGEKFQTGLDELDVLEVLAPLQVAALMGGTFAEVRLQSATLANLACYTAFARPGDTIAVLPEAAGGHASHHSQGAAGIRGLRVVDLPYDAGRFALDDDALPSFLREHRPALVVIGASLMLFPHDVARVRAACDEVGTILIYDASHMAGLIAGGRFQQPLDEGAHLLTMSTYKSFGGPPGAAIVTRDEGLARRVSAAAYPGLTANYDASRLAPLAVTAAEHAAGGPAYADRCIAGAQALAAALEGEGFAVAASHLGWTASHHVAVDAAVFGGGDDAARLLAEGGVYLSAIGLPDQAPGEPMRGLRIGTQEATRRGLGPERMREVAVLMRRLLIDGQDPVKVLQDTVALRRSTP, encoded by the coding sequence GTGGAAGAGCGCAGCCGAGTCGCCCCCTGGGCCCCGCCCCGGGCACAGCGACGCCTGATGGAACTGGAGTCGGAACTGGGTGGGCTGGGCCTTGCGGAGGTCACCCGCCTGGTGGACGCGGTGCTGGCCGAGCACCGGGGGCGCCTCGACGAGGACGGCATCGTGCTGTACGCGGGCACCAACACGATGAGCGAGCGGGCCCGCGCCGCGCACGAGATATCCCTGGGCAGCCGCCCGTCCATGGGCTGGCCCGGAGAGAAGTTCCAGACCGGCCTGGACGAGCTGGACGTGCTGGAGGTGCTGGCCCCCCTTCAGGTCGCGGCACTGATGGGCGGCACGTTCGCCGAGGTCAGGCTGCAGAGCGCGACGCTGGCCAACCTCGCCTGCTACACCGCCTTCGCCCGGCCGGGCGACACGATCGCGGTGCTGCCGGAGGCCGCCGGCGGCCACGCCAGCCACCACTCCCAGGGCGCGGCCGGGATTCGGGGCCTGCGGGTGGTCGACCTGCCCTACGACGCCGGGCGGTTCGCCCTCGATGACGACGCGCTGCCGTCCTTCCTGCGGGAGCACCGGCCCGCCCTGGTGGTGATCGGTGCGAGCCTGATGCTCTTCCCGCACGACGTCGCCCGGGTCCGGGCGGCGTGTGACGAGGTGGGGACGATCCTGATCTACGACGCCTCCCACATGGCCGGGCTGATCGCGGGCGGCCGGTTCCAGCAGCCGCTGGACGAGGGCGCGCACCTGCTGACCATGTCGACCTACAAGTCCTTCGGCGGACCGCCCGGAGCGGCCATCGTGACCCGCGACGAGGGCCTCGCGCGCCGGGTGTCCGCCGCCGCGTATCCGGGGCTGACCGCGAACTACGACGCCTCCCGGCTGGCTCCGCTGGCCGTCACCGCCGCCGAGCACGCCGCCGGCGGTCCCGCCTACGCCGACCGCTGCATCGCCGGCGCCCAGGCGCTGGCCGCGGCTCTGGAGGGCGAGGGCTTCGCCGTGGCGGCGTCCCACCTGGGCTGGACGGCCTCTCACCACGTGGCGGTGGACGCCGCCGTGTTCGGCGGCGGGGACGACGCGGCCCGGCTGCTGGCCGAGGGCGGCGTCTACCTCAGCGCGATCGGCCTGCCCGACCAGGCTCCGGGCGAGCCCATGCGGGGTCTGCGGATCGGCACCCAGGAGGCGACCCGCCGCGGCCTCGGTCCGGAGAGGATGCGCGAGGTCGCGGTGCTCATGCGCCGCCTGCTGATCGACGGCCAGGACCCGGTCAAGGTGCTTCAGGACACGGTCGCTCTGCGCCGCTCCACCCCCTGA
- a CDS encoding PucR family transcriptional regulator, translating to MIVHDVQNLLDSLAVTVGRGMAVDDLEGRVVAHSVHHGEVDQVRARAILSRSVPAEVAAWQEAHGVATVHEPIRVPANPALGMAARLCVPLLHRGRRVGSLWVIEGHGPLSPEEETRTVHDAVAIAALLDGGGGSHTLHRLLGGEITVRRAADVLGEGAIRVLAVRAGRAGLEEAVGDELARMRRPPAFTVLERHAVVLLNGGEDARALGESLAARTHGRVGASALHPGLESAREAHGEAVASARAAAAEPALGPVACWPDLGVYRLLAEPDAALLGALRAHPALVDTLETYLDRGGDAQQTARLLHLHRTSLYYRLARIEELTGRSLKDGSHRLELHLALKLARWNAVRNG from the coding sequence GTGATCGTGCATGATGTCCAGAACCTCCTCGACTCGCTGGCCGTGACCGTCGGGCGTGGCATGGCCGTGGACGACCTCGAGGGCAGGGTCGTCGCGCACAGCGTCCACCACGGCGAGGTCGACCAGGTCCGGGCCCGGGCCATCCTGTCCAGGTCCGTCCCCGCCGAGGTCGCCGCCTGGCAGGAGGCGCACGGGGTGGCCACGGTCCATGAGCCGATCAGGGTTCCGGCCAACCCGGCGCTGGGGATGGCCGCCCGGCTCTGCGTGCCGCTGCTCCACCGGGGCAGGCGCGTCGGCTCCCTCTGGGTCATCGAAGGCCACGGCCCGCTGAGCCCGGAGGAGGAGACCAGGACCGTGCACGACGCCGTGGCCATCGCCGCCCTGCTCGACGGCGGCGGAGGCTCGCACACCCTGCACCGGCTGCTCGGCGGGGAGATCACCGTACGGCGGGCGGCCGACGTGCTCGGTGAGGGGGCGATACGCGTTCTGGCCGTGCGCGCCGGCCGGGCGGGCCTGGAGGAGGCGGTCGGCGACGAACTCGCCCGGATGCGGCGTCCTCCGGCCTTCACCGTCCTGGAGCGGCATGCCGTGGTCCTGCTCAACGGCGGTGAGGACGCGCGGGCACTGGGGGAGTCGCTGGCCGCCAGGACCCATGGCCGGGTGGGGGCCAGCGCCCTGCACCCCGGCCTCGAGTCGGCCCGGGAAGCCCATGGGGAAGCGGTCGCCTCAGCCCGGGCCGCCGCGGCCGAACCGGCGCTCGGGCCGGTCGCCTGCTGGCCCGACCTGGGCGTCTACCGGCTGCTCGCCGAGCCCGATGCCGCCCTGCTCGGCGCGTTGCGTGCGCATCCGGCGCTCGTGGACACGCTGGAGACCTATCTGGACCGCGGGGGAGACGCGCAGCAGACGGCGCGGCTGCTGCATCTGCATCGCACCAGCCTCTACTACCGGCTGGCCAGGATCGAGGAGCTGACCGGGCGAAGTCTGAAGGACGGATCCCACAGGTTAGAACTCCATCTCGCGTTGAAGCTCGCCCGCTGGAATGCGGTTAGAAACGGATAA
- a CDS encoding WS/DGAT/MGAT family O-acyltransferase — protein sequence MRQLSAVDTQFLNFETSTNVANIGGLAILAGRLTRADLLSLLARRLHLAAPLRRRLVSVPFGLDHPYWTEEGRIDLDYHVREIALPEPGTDDQLGEQVARLHARLLDRRRPLWEMYLVHGLAGGRTALYMKVHHAAIDGVTGAGVLAALLDTSLEPAEAAMAPDEEPEERIDMQEMIVRGVANVVLNPANTVRFLVNAVPHLDEIPVLSQLPGAGTVSQVTRDLANRLSGGAAVPAMPRMAVPRTPFSGRITGHRRFAFVALPLEDVKQVKNAFGVTVNDVVMTVCAGALRQWLLKHDALPDQPLVAGVPFSLRTPGDEDEGNQVTMMITTLATQIADPVERLFAVRDAMELIKDRSSLAPARWIQEVSDMMPSALTGLAARAAFNLLAGTAGPINVVISNVPGPQLPLYVSGARLLAYHPVSVISDVSGGLNITAFSYDGSLDVGVIACREMVPDVWIVTDYLRDALSELKLLIEQE from the coding sequence GTGCGGCAGCTCAGTGCGGTGGACACGCAGTTCTTGAACTTCGAGACCTCGACGAACGTGGCCAACATCGGCGGGCTGGCCATCCTCGCCGGTCGGCTGACCCGTGCCGACCTGCTCTCCCTCCTGGCCAGGCGGCTGCACCTGGCGGCGCCCCTCCGGCGCCGGCTCGTCTCGGTGCCGTTCGGCCTGGACCATCCGTACTGGACCGAGGAGGGCAGGATCGACCTCGACTACCACGTGCGGGAGATCGCGTTGCCCGAGCCGGGGACCGACGACCAGCTCGGTGAGCAGGTGGCGCGGCTGCACGCCCGTCTCCTGGACCGGCGCCGCCCGCTCTGGGAGATGTATCTGGTCCACGGCCTGGCCGGCGGCCGGACGGCCCTCTACATGAAGGTCCACCACGCCGCGATCGACGGAGTCACCGGCGCCGGCGTTCTCGCCGCCCTGCTGGACACCTCTCTCGAGCCCGCTGAGGCCGCGATGGCACCCGACGAGGAGCCCGAGGAGCGGATCGACATGCAGGAGATGATCGTCAGAGGTGTGGCCAACGTGGTCCTCAACCCGGCGAACACGGTGCGGTTCCTGGTCAACGCGGTCCCTCACCTTGATGAGATCCCGGTGCTCTCACAACTGCCCGGGGCCGGGACGGTCTCCCAGGTCACCCGGGACCTGGCCAACCGCCTGTCGGGCGGCGCCGCGGTGCCCGCGATGCCCCGCATGGCCGTTCCCCGAACGCCGTTCAGCGGTCGCATCACCGGCCACCGCCGCTTCGCCTTCGTCGCGCTGCCGCTGGAGGACGTCAAACAGGTCAAGAACGCCTTCGGCGTCACGGTGAACGACGTGGTGATGACGGTGTGCGCGGGAGCGCTGCGGCAGTGGCTGCTCAAGCACGACGCACTGCCGGATCAGCCGCTCGTCGCGGGGGTCCCCTTCTCGCTGCGCACTCCCGGTGACGAGGACGAGGGCAACCAGGTCACCATGATGATCACCACTCTGGCCACCCAGATCGCCGATCCGGTGGAACGGCTGTTCGCGGTGCGGGACGCGATGGAGCTGATCAAAGACCGCTCCTCACTGGCCCCGGCGCGCTGGATCCAGGAGGTCAGCGACATGATGCCCTCCGCCCTGACCGGCCTGGCCGCCCGGGCGGCCTTCAACCTCCTCGCGGGCACCGCGGGACCGATCAATGTGGTGATCTCCAACGTTCCGGGCCCGCAGCTCCCGCTCTACGTGAGCGGCGCCCGGCTGCTCGCCTACCACCCGGTCTCGGTGATCAGCGACGTCAGCGGGGGGCTCAACATCACCGCCTTCTCCTACGACGGCTCACTTGACGTGGGCGTGATCGCCTGCAGGGAGATGGTCCCCGACGTGTGGATCGTCACCGACTATCTCCGGGACGCCCTGTCCGAGCTCAAGCTCCTCATTGAGCAGGAGTGA
- a CDS encoding ATP-binding protein, with product MEATIALRLPRDAASVPVIRQLLDASLGALGVEPQIREDIQLMLSEACSNVIQHATPSDDYMVRTELSQDRCVIKVVDAGNGFDFAGARPSPPSTSEHGRGLLIMKALADDIRFVNRHERGSIVCLEKKLRFVKNAPGMSLLLNEELELGQGVPEIVGDDPHVGDHLPAGDHAHVK from the coding sequence GTGGAGGCCACGATCGCCTTGCGTTTGCCGCGTGACGCCGCGAGTGTTCCCGTCATCAGGCAACTACTGGATGCGTCGCTCGGTGCCCTGGGTGTGGAACCACAGATCCGCGAGGACATCCAGCTCATGCTCTCGGAGGCGTGCTCCAACGTGATACAGCACGCCACTCCCAGCGACGACTACATGGTGCGCACCGAGCTCAGTCAGGACCGTTGTGTCATCAAGGTGGTGGATGCGGGCAACGGGTTCGACTTCGCGGGGGCACGTCCGTCGCCTCCCTCGACCTCCGAACACGGTCGCGGCCTGCTCATCATGAAGGCCCTGGCCGACGACATCCGCTTCGTCAACCGGCATGAGCGGGGCTCGATCGTCTGCCTGGAGAAGAAGCTGCGCTTCGTCAAGAACGCGCCGGGGATGTCACTCCTGCTCAATGAGGAGCTTGAGCTCGGACAGGGCGTCCCGGAGATAGTCGGTGACGATCCACACGTCGGGGACCATCTCCCTGCAGGCGATCACGCCCACGTCAAGTGA
- a CDS encoding alpha/beta fold hydrolase has protein sequence MVDLLGFGVSDHPADFGYTLEEHADTLADALRQAGVAGADVIGHSMGGAVAIVLAARHPGLVARLIIVDGNLDPRPPLPGNPVGSGIAGYTEEEFLTYGRQEVRERVGEHWWSTMRLADPVGLYRTAASLARATVPTMREMLVRMSIPRAYLHPDAAPPHDAAGLRAAGVEVVEIPDSGHNIMLDNPDAFAAAVARLAAMPV, from the coding sequence ATGGTCGACCTGCTCGGGTTCGGCGTCAGCGACCATCCCGCCGACTTCGGCTACACGCTCGAGGAGCACGCCGACACCCTCGCCGACGCGCTCCGCCAGGCCGGTGTCGCCGGCGCGGACGTGATCGGCCACAGCATGGGCGGCGCGGTCGCCATCGTGCTCGCGGCCCGCCATCCCGGGCTGGTGGCCCGCCTGATCATCGTCGACGGCAACCTCGACCCCCGCCCGCCCCTACCCGGCAACCCCGTCGGCAGCGGCATCGCCGGCTACACCGAGGAGGAGTTCCTGACGTACGGCCGGCAGGAGGTGCGCGAGCGCGTGGGCGAACACTGGTGGTCCACGATGCGCCTGGCCGACCCGGTAGGCCTGTACCGCACCGCCGCGAGCCTGGCCAGGGCGACGGTGCCCACCATGCGCGAGATGCTGGTGCGGATGTCCATCCCCCGGGCTTACCTGCACCCGGACGCGGCTCCGCCGCACGACGCGGCGGGACTGCGCGCGGCGGGCGTCGAAGTGGTCGAGATTCCAGACTCCGGCCACAACATCATGCTCGACAACCCCGATGCCTTCGCCGCCGCCGTCGCCCGCCTCGCCGCCATGCCCGTGTGA
- a CDS encoding type 1 glutamine amidotransferase domain-containing protein → MLNDKTIAFLVAPEGIEQVELTEPWQAVKQAGGTPKLVCTKAGEVQAFNHLDKADRFPVDATVDEVSVADFDGLVLPGGVANPDFLRTVPGAVRFAKEFFDAGKPVAAICHAPWTLIEADVVRGRKLTSWPSLRTDLRNAGADWADREVVICTSGPNTLVTSRKPDDLKAFCQAAMDAFAG, encoded by the coding sequence ATGCTCAACGACAAGACGATCGCGTTCCTCGTCGCCCCGGAGGGCATCGAGCAGGTCGAGCTCACCGAACCATGGCAGGCCGTCAAGCAGGCGGGGGGCACGCCCAAGCTCGTCTGCACCAAGGCCGGTGAGGTCCAGGCGTTCAACCATCTCGACAAGGCCGACCGGTTCCCGGTGGACGCGACGGTGGACGAGGTGTCGGTGGCCGACTTCGACGGGCTCGTGCTCCCCGGCGGGGTCGCCAACCCCGACTTCCTGCGCACCGTGCCCGGCGCCGTCCGGTTCGCGAAGGAGTTCTTCGACGCGGGCAAGCCCGTGGCGGCCATCTGCCACGCGCCCTGGACCCTGATCGAGGCCGACGTGGTGCGCGGCAGGAAGCTCACCTCCTGGCCCAGCCTCCGGACCGACCTGCGCAACGCCGGGGCGGACTGGGCGGACCGGGAGGTCGTGATCTGCACCTCGGGGCCGAACACCCTGGTCACCAGCCGTAAGCCCGACGACCTCAAGGCCTTCTGCCAGGCCGCCATGGACGCCTTCGCCGGCTAG
- a CDS encoding DUF4031 domain-containing protein, translating into MSVLIDPPNWPGPRGLLWSHLVSDSSTEELHAFAALLGVPPRAFDRDHYDVPETVYDQAVALGAEAVSSRELLARLIAAGLRRRKVRS; encoded by the coding sequence GTGAGCGTCCTCATCGACCCGCCGAACTGGCCGGGTCCCCGTGGCCTGCTCTGGTCGCATCTGGTCAGCGACAGCTCGACGGAGGAGTTGCACGCCTTCGCCGCGCTGCTGGGGGTGCCGCCCCGGGCGTTCGACCGCGACCACTACGACGTCCCCGAGACCGTCTACGACCAGGCGGTCGCGCTGGGCGCCGAGGCCGTGTCGTCGCGCGAGCTCCTCGCCCGGCTCATCGCGGCAGGTCTGCGGAGGCGCAAGGTTCGTTCTTGA
- a CDS encoding TetR/AcrR family transcriptional regulator: MRENADTRTRIQEIALKLFIEQGYEGTSLREIAEALGVTKAALYYHFKSKEEIVTSLTENRVHAIEELITWAQAQPRTDETRRELIRRYSDDLHRGRHHEIMRFFERNQAALKHHPAMEKNRDRMLDLFAFLVDPDDPAALRLKNSMALFALHVSWFMLRDDTITDDERRAAALEVALELAQR; this comes from the coding sequence ATGAGGGAAAACGCCGACACTCGGACCCGCATCCAGGAGATCGCCCTGAAGCTCTTCATCGAGCAGGGCTACGAGGGGACCTCGCTCCGGGAGATAGCGGAGGCCCTCGGCGTGACCAAAGCCGCCCTCTACTACCACTTCAAGAGCAAAGAGGAGATCGTCACCAGCCTGACGGAGAACCGGGTGCACGCCATCGAGGAGCTGATCACCTGGGCCCAGGCCCAGCCGCGCACCGACGAGACCCGCCGCGAGCTGATCCGCCGCTACTCCGACGACCTGCACCGGGGGCGGCACCACGAGATCATGAGGTTCTTCGAGCGTAACCAGGCCGCGCTGAAACACCATCCGGCGATGGAGAAGAACCGCGACCGGATGTTGGACCTGTTCGCCTTCCTGGTCGACCCGGACGACCCCGCGGCCCTCCGGCTGAAGAACTCGATGGCCCTGTTCGCCCTGCACGTGAGCTGGTTCATGCTCAGAGACGACACGATCACCGACGACGAGCGCAGGGCGGCGGCCCTGGAGGTCGCGCTCGAACTCGCCCAGCGGTGA